aaaggaacatATTTGTAGTGCTGCTGCCTTCTCACAGTTCTGTGCTTTGGCCTGTGTGCAAGCTCAGATCTCACTCTTTGAGTAGATCCTTCACATCTGTATACATTAGAAAATGCACATCTTATCAAACACTCTGCTACATCACATTCTTTAAGTCACAGACGattaaaattcagaaaaaaaactgtaatatttTCATATCTGATTAGAAGCTCTGCgtgtttaattaaattaagaagAGGAAGTTGCGAGCTGTTGATGTTGTCGTGGTCCACCAGCGGTTTAGTGCAATGGAAGAATTTTTAAATGCTGCCTTTAGGGGGTCGCTTCCTCTTAGTCGCTGTCAGACCAGGGATGATCCGAACATACCTGGAAGAAGAATCATACCCATGTCAAACTGATCAAATCTGGCAATCCACACTCATGGAAACAATTTAAGTAAAAACGTGCATATCATTTTCCACCcgtcagtgtaacagaaaaatatctgaAATGTGTAGTGGTCCACTTTGTTTGTGGCGTTtcatttttcaggaaaaaattgGTCTTGTTTCTTATGGGTAAAAATCTGGTTTAGAACGTTTAAGCTATCTACCTTGAAAACTTGCTCATGTGTTGCCTCTTACCTGTTTGTATTCAAATCGATTCTGCAGATAGCTTTTCCCAAGGCATGTAATATGGCCCACATTCTGTTTTGAGAGTCCAGCAACCCTGGCAGTGAAGTCGAGAGTGAAGGCCAGTTTGACCAGCTCTGGGGCAGTGGGAGGGACGGTGGGAGGATTCGCCACAGGCGTCACTCGTTTCTCCAGGTATGCATCCACCAGCTTCTGGAAGGAGGAGTACGTCATCTGCCCAAAGAAGCTGTTTAGGATGGGATTCTttttcatctggaggagagaAGAAGAGCACAACTGTCACAAGTATGGCTGTGGATCTTAACTTAAATGGCAATCCGATTAGGTTCACAAGTCAAACCACGATTCTTACTTTTTAATATGTTTCAATGGTTGCTATTTATAAGTCTAgttaatggatggatgaaaacaaaaataatatgtaAATTATCACCATCATTTATACCTTCATTTagagcaggagatcagaattaacaaaacatgacagacaaaaaccaaaactattttaaaagaaataaactatATTTGTCACACTCAAAAGTTTTTCTGTTGACGTCCTGGTAACTTAAGCTGTAAACAATAAACTATCTGttgttttgtataattttaGAACAAATCCTGAGAATGTTCCCCATAGTTTTTACATCCTCTGAGTTTAGCGGACTACAGTTCCAGAAGATAGATGACAAGAAAATCATAAATGAAGACACAGCTATACCTCAAGAAAATTGACTGTAACAACTTGAAAACAATCAGTCTTTTCATCTAAACTGATATTGTTTACAATAGATTTGTTTGAGAAAGACATTTTTCATCTCTAGAGGAATTTATCACaagatttttgtaatatttgtaaTATTCCCAAAttcatataaaaacattttttattttaattatctatctatctatctatctatctatctatctatctatctatctatctatctatctatctatctatctatctatctatctatctatctatctatctatctatctatctatctatctatctatctatctatctatctatctatctattttgtACATATTTTCAATATATTTTGTACTTTGAAGGTTTATTTACTGCCAGTCACAGTAGCAACTGtggtttagttcagtttaggtTCTAAAAATCCAACAAGATTCTGCATTTTAGAGCGCTATTTACATAGCCTGAAGTGTATTGTTACTACACTCTATTCGTTTTATGAAGATTGCAAATCAGCAATGTCAGACAACGCAATTATTTGTACTCGTATTTTCGGGAACTGTTCGCAACTGTTCCCTGATTCCAGCCCTAATCACAAGGTACACCTTGTGTGAACTTTAGGTCTAGATTAGAACAATGAAATGACAATggactaaaaacaaacagatttgctATTTAAAAGGCTTCtagaaatcaacatttttaacttGTGCAAGTGGCATAATATAATCATGGTAGGGGCCCTTTACAATTCTCAATCCCTTTTGTTGTGGGACTAAGCagttttaacaaagaaaaatgtacacCAGTCACATGACATGATACAGGGCTTTCACTACTGAACGTCAAAAGCTTCTTCCCCTTCACTTGCTTTAGCTTTCAGCATAGATCCTATATCTACTGTAAAGTAGATaatgcttttttgagaaaaaacttcTGGGCTCaggtaaatttttaaaaaagagatcATTTAAATTAGCATTTAGGTCTGTCTCTTAGGTACAAAATCATTTACAGAGTTTAGACTTTGTCTAATCTTTATGGTACAGTTTAAAGGTTTCTGTGTTGAAGCATCCCACACACATCATCATAAACATACCCTGCAGTTAGTCCAAGGTAACTAAATGCTGTAGAGTTTGTAAGCAGTTCTAACCTTTAgacatttctaataaaaataaacacctaCCTGAATATCTATGGCATCCCCGTGCTCTATGGTCAAAGCAGCAATCCTTTTGATCAGTTCctctaaattgaaacaaaaagcaACCGGCTCTCAATACTTGCAGAACTTAAATGTCTGTGTACTTAGGTCTAaaacatgttcatatttgttatACAGCTAGAGTGGTTTTTCCACAAACAGACCTATTTTTAAACACTACGTACAGAACTTTTTTCTCACCGTCTGAGGGagtttctgtttcctctttGACCTCGTGCACAATCCTTTCCAGTTCCTCTGACACTTTTTCGTAGTATGAGTATGTCGGTTCAACACTGACGACAGCTGTACATAAACAGTTGTTGGTTACTGAAAGCTAGTGTCAACAGCATTTACATGAAACAGCGATGACATAGAACTAGAGCTTCTTACATACTGTTTGATATATTGCACATATGAATGATTTATCACCACACTTGCCTTCTACTCCTGTGATGTCAGAAGGGTTGAAGTCTTTCAAGGTTTTAATAGAAAGACGTTTTTTTGAGAACCGTCTCTTCAAAGACTTTTTACGTAaagttttcttttgctgattGACTGAAGTTGTGTTGAGGCACGTAGTGACAGAATCAGCGCCATCAAAGTTCCCCGCTGGACCATCCGGCTCATCTGCCTTGTCATTGTTGGTCTTTGGAGACAAAAAGCCAAATAGATTTTTCCAAAACGGTGGTTTCttgctcttcttcctcttcttgaGCGATTTATCAGACTCTGCGGGAAGACTTTCTGCCACATTCGATGGAGGAACGTCCTCAAAGAAAACATCAGCTTCCTTCTGCATCGGTTCATCAGCCAAGTGGAGCGAAGGATCACTGGAGGAACGTCTAACTTTTTTGGACACGGTCACccatttttcctttcctttatgGCGCTTTTCTTCTAGTTTGCCGTCATTTAGGCTGATGCTCCGCTTGACGTACACCTCTAGGAGACGAACTGTGTccttgtgaggaacagagatcaGCTGGCCATGAGcaggcttgtttttttctgatgcgGTTTCCATTATTGGCTCTAAAAAGGATGGGAAAGAGAAAATtgacattaaagtcccactcagatcatattttgatctattgtgaaagtgtttcacagccattttttcattatgattatgccatttttagcaaaGAAAATCCGAAAATCTGTGTCGGTTTCACATattacatagtttctgcagagcaggaggagttcattcgaaattcgcATCTGAATTTTGGGTGGGAGTGTTAGCGCAGAGTAAGCCAGTCCTCATTTCCCTTCATCTCTTTATTTATACTCTCTCCCCCAAAACTACATTAgcaatgcaacaaaaagggcgaACATTACTGTACATCTGGAGCTATCCAGGTGTACAGTAATGTTGAGCcacatgtcagctcagacgaggaaaacgaagatgtatgtggatctatttgtggACGTATAGTAATTGTGGCTTGCCGTTGCAGCACCTgcatcactgctacaagctttttccaatggtagttatgtctgctcctgattcacaacaatttgaaatactcaaaaatgtaattttttatctCATTTTCTTAGATATGTAACTTCCATCATATgataaatgccacaaaaacataaaaaaaaaaaaacaattttcattggagcaggtcttca
The nucleotide sequence above comes from Oryzias latipes chromosome 5, ASM223467v1. Encoded proteins:
- the LOC101169932 gene encoding uncharacterized protein LOC101169932; the encoded protein is METASEKNKPAHGQLISVPHKDTVRLLEVYVKRSISLNDGKLEEKRHKGKEKWVTVSKKVRRSSSDPSLHLADEPMQKEADVFFEDVPPSNVAESLPAESDKSLKKRKKSKKPPFWKNLFGFLSPKTNNDKADEPDGPAGNFDGADSVTTCLNTTSVNQQKKTLRKKSLKRRFSKKRLSIKTLKDFNPSDITGVEAVVSVEPTYSYYEKVSEELERIVHEVKEETETPSDEELIKRIAALTIEHGDAIDIQMKKNPILNSFFGQMTYSSFQKLVDAYLEKRVTPVANPPTVPPTAPELVKLAFTLDFTARVAGLSKQNVGHITCLGKSYLQNRFEYKQVCSDHPWSDSD